One Candidatus Limnocylindrales bacterium genomic region harbors:
- the rbfA gene encoding 30S ribosome-binding factor RbfA, which produces MAAGRRAERVGRQVVQALAAAASSGVGDPRLAGITFTSATASDDLRNVRVFYSVFGDDAAIAAAREGLKAASGYLRREVSHRLALRYAPSLHFEFDESLRTAERIDKLLREGEGHAAAGEPSDDPRESELDTEEDS; this is translated from the coding sequence ATGGCCGCAGGAAGAAGAGCAGAGCGCGTCGGTCGCCAGGTCGTTCAGGCACTGGCTGCGGCGGCGAGCTCCGGGGTCGGCGATCCGCGGCTGGCCGGCATCACGTTCACGTCGGCCACCGCGAGCGACGACCTCCGCAACGTGCGAGTGTTCTATTCGGTGTTCGGTGACGACGCGGCGATTGCTGCCGCTCGCGAAGGACTCAAGGCGGCGTCGGGCTACCTGCGCCGCGAAGTCTCGCATCGCCTCGCGCTTCGCTACGCGCCGTCGCTGCACTTCGAATTCGATGAATCGCTGCGCACGGCCGAGCGAATCGACAAGCTGCTGCGCGAAGGCGAAGGGCACGCGGCCGCCGGCGAGCCTTCGGACGATCCGCGCGAATCCGAACTCGACACGGAGGAAGACTCCTGA
- the truB gene encoding tRNA pseudouridine(55) synthase TruB, with protein sequence MSKRSRNVAGPNGLLLVDKPAGISSAAVVARVRRVFDGVKAGHTGTLDPFATGLLPLGLGEGTKLAAYLTDADKTYEGVIRLGLRTDTFDRTGMVIGTDPVPPIDDALLSGLAQQLREAKLQTPPAFSAIKLGGRPMYELARRGEAPVLEPRPVRVDRCELRRESANRVSVVIDCSKGFYVRSLARDLGEMLGCGAILESLRRTRVAHLRIEEAVPLAELEQAGGSVRGAGAVISMSDALPHMRAVEVGRAGAEELRLGRQGPLLRIAPGQDGEKLRILAGSELVAVAASQGPLWILERVFARAPEGGAPCPHETSMLPPAVSQTEEEEKERSESS encoded by the coding sequence ATGTCGAAACGAAGCCGCAACGTCGCAGGTCCGAACGGACTCCTGCTCGTCGACAAGCCGGCCGGCATCAGCTCGGCGGCCGTGGTCGCGCGCGTGCGCCGCGTCTTCGACGGCGTCAAGGCCGGCCACACCGGAACGCTCGATCCGTTTGCGACCGGGCTTCTTCCGCTCGGCCTCGGAGAAGGCACCAAGCTCGCCGCGTACCTGACCGACGCCGACAAGACTTACGAAGGCGTGATCCGGCTCGGCCTTCGCACCGACACGTTCGATCGCACGGGAATGGTCATCGGCACCGATCCCGTCCCGCCGATCGACGATGCATTGCTGTCCGGCCTCGCGCAGCAGCTGCGCGAAGCGAAGCTGCAGACGCCGCCCGCGTTCTCTGCGATCAAGCTCGGCGGACGGCCGATGTACGAGCTCGCGCGCCGCGGTGAAGCTCCGGTGCTCGAGCCGAGGCCGGTGCGCGTCGATCGCTGCGAGCTGCGCCGCGAAAGCGCGAACCGGGTATCGGTCGTCATCGACTGTTCGAAGGGCTTCTACGTTCGCAGCCTTGCGCGCGACCTCGGCGAGATGCTCGGCTGCGGCGCCATCCTGGAATCGCTGCGCCGCACACGCGTCGCGCACTTGCGTATCGAAGAGGCGGTGCCGCTTGCCGAGCTCGAGCAGGCCGGCGGCAGCGTGCGGGGCGCCGGGGCCGTCATATCGATGTCCGACGCGCTGCCGCACATGCGAGCGGTCGAGGTCGGCCGGGCAGGGGCCGAGGAGCTTCGTCTCGGGCGCCAGGGCCCGCTCCTGCGGATCGCACCGGGGCAGGACGGGGAAAAACTGCGGATTCTTGCGGGAAGCGAGCTGGTCGCGGTCGCGGCCAGTCAGGGACCGCTGTGGATTCTCGAGCGGGTTTTCGCCCGTGCGCCGGAGGGTGGCGCGCCTTGCCCTCACGAGACGTCCATGTTACCTCCCGCTGTCTCGCAAACGGAAGAAGAGGAAAAGGAACGAAGCGAATCGTCGTGA
- the rpsO gene encoding 30S ribosomal protein S15, with protein MTASPEENQAKKEIVSAYQRHDSDSGSPEVQIALLSKRIAHLTEHFKIHTKDHHSRRGLLKMVSQRRRLLDYIKRTDHAVYASLLERLGIRK; from the coding sequence GTGACAGCAAGTCCCGAAGAAAACCAAGCGAAGAAAGAGATCGTGTCTGCCTACCAAAGGCATGACAGTGACTCTGGCTCGCCCGAAGTGCAGATCGCTCTTTTGAGCAAGCGCATCGCGCACCTCACTGAGCATTTCAAGATCCACACCAAGGATCATCACTCGCGCCGTGGGTTGCTCAAGATGGTGAGCCAGCGCCGCCGGCTTCTTGATTACATCAAGAGAACGGATCACGCGGTCTACGCGTCGCTGCTCGAACGTCTGGGTATCCGCAAATAG
- a CDS encoding DUF503 domain-containing protein: MVVGILRLTLYLPENHSLKGKRAVLRSIKARVQAKFNVSVAEVDEQDTWQTIVLGVAQIGNERDHVDRCLREVSEFIESLGLAEPGRETYEFSNY; encoded by the coding sequence GTGGTCGTCGGAATCCTGCGGCTGACGCTGTATCTGCCCGAGAACCATTCGCTCAAGGGCAAGCGCGCCGTGCTGCGGTCGATCAAGGCGCGCGTGCAGGCGAAGTTCAACGTGTCGGTGGCCGAGGTCGACGAGCAGGACACGTGGCAGACGATCGTGCTCGGCGTCGCTCAGATCGGCAACGAGCGCGACCACGTGGACCGCTGCCTGCGGGAGGTCTCCGAGTTCATCGAATCGCTCGGTCTCGCCGAGCCGGGCCGCGAAACGTACGAGTTCAGCAACTACTGA